gCTCACCTGTCAGCTGAGTCAGCAGGTACAGAACTGCACTTGCTCATTGCCATGAAAGACAGCTGAAACCAAACTAATTCTGTAACTactaagaaataaaaagcaaaatcagtTTAGGATCTGTGAGACCAAACGCttacaaaaaaccccaaaatgttCTAAAActatgaatgaaaacatgtaaacagtCAGAGTTTCTAATGAATTTGTTTACCCAGCGGCCTGCATGTTTATCTGTTGTGTCATCAACATCTGATGAACCACATCAGACTGCAGCTTCAAGCCACTTAAATCTGTAGGCCTGTAGATGGATTGACAGTCAATCAATGCATTAAGCTCCACCCCTCATGTTTCTGTACACCCATATaaggagaagaaaaagtttctcacacacacacacacaagcctgttGTGTTGATGAGTGGGTGTGCAGCGTCTCCATGTGGTGAACACAGGAACCATTTAACTGAACAGCTGTTTCTCAATCATGCATTTCTTCACAGGAAAAAACTCAAGTCAAACTGAGTTCTTCATTTGTCAGCTGAGGTGTGCagtttcacttcacttctgTTGTTTAAAATCTTCAGTTTGTGACGATGAAGTCTCACCGAACCTACCCAATCAGATTTATTGCGATTATAAATGAAACGTGTAGCGTGCTGACGTTTCACAGACTACAGAATCAACAGAAGACAGTTAGTCACGCAGTCATGTGCAATGAGACGCCTGAGGTTCTGCTGAACGTTAAGCACCACACGCTGAGCGaaagaacaaacactgagaattCAGCTGGTTTTATTGAAAAACACTCCGGTTACAGCGACACGATCACAAGGCgggaataaaaaaataaaatcaagtcaGAGGAAGAGAATCCACTCCGGCTTCACGTCTCCAAACTCAAACAGGACGACACGACAAAAACCTACAGAGACCGGTTCACTTCTATTTACACAGACCAGAGCAGATCCAGAGACCAGAGCGAGCCGGACCGACACCGAGAGCCGCAGACccccaggacacacacacacacacacacacactccaaacagtaaaaaacataacagaGGTTTCAGTAAAAATTTGGTTTTCCACATAAATGCAGTCATCACAGCGTGAACAAAGCAGATATTCTCGGTCTAACGCTAGCGTAGCTGCTCCGTTAGCTGTCAGCAAACCAAACGCCGCATCGGCAACATGAGCATGTAGCATAACATGTAGCTAAGAAGGGACGCAAAGCAAGAGAGCCcgttttcctgctgtgtgtggagaGACATGAACGCCTCACACGCAGTCACTGTGTGTTGTGCTAAAACGCAGGCATCCTACGTTCAGTCCTGTACCTGAACGCATCACGTGACCCTGACAGAGTATGCTGCCATTCACTATACAGCATGTTGCTATGGTAAcggcacacaaacacactgatctGAGggatgttttcttctgttctaTTAGAtggaaatactgcagtaaaagcaCCTACAAGTGTACTCTGTACAGCActggagtaaatgtactcagttacttGGGTGTAAATGAAGTTTTCAGGCTGTCTTTCCCAGCTGTCCAATCAGAACACTTCACGTCTGTGATCTGATCACATGCTCGAAGGTTTAcgatgacatcatcagtcacATAACCGTGATGATATgactgcatatttttttctggGTGTGTTGGGGCGAACTGATCCTGGACCTGATCTGCGTCgcgtttcctgtctgtctgcagctctgaggtGACGTCCGGCCAGCCGgcggggtcagaggtcactggcgggggtggggtgggttCTGTCAGGTGTTACTGCGTGTGATGGTGACTATTCatcgtcgtcgtcatcatcaccttcatcctctgcatctctcttcctcttctccccccGAACACCTGCAGCGTCCAcatctgacaaaacacaacacttcaAATCAAACTCCTCTTCCTCGATGCCCACAAGAGGATCAAGTCAgagattttcagaataaaacttgtttgagaaaaacaaagtagAAACAGTAAACGTAAAATCTTTTAATCATCTCAAAGCGAGTTTGGGACAGAgaacatgaataaaatacagTGACTTTATTGTCTCAGTGTCCTCACTTTTTACTTCACCCGTGTTTCCTTGAAACTCCAACacttatttttacagtttctgctcacacttttcaaaataaaagtctacTGAGTGACCGTTTCTCAACAATGTTTAAAACTAAAGACAAacctccatcttcctcttcctcctcctcctcttcctcttcctcctcctcttcaacaTAGTCTCCATCGTCTTCTTCGTCCTGAAAGCAAGAGCCACCACATCAACACAAACTGCCGACAGCCGCTTTGCATCTCACGCTTGTCACCTGCTGCACGCTCACCTGGATTCCTTCCTTCATCAGGTACGACAGGCCAACCTCATCCTCATCCCCATCCCCTTCAGAgccctcctcatcatcctcatcgtcATTGTCCTCATCATCACCAGGTGGGCCGgcttcatcatcatcgtcgtcgtctGAGAAAAAATGTCAGCCAACCGCTCGACTTCAGACACTTTTATTCTAGCGTGTGTGTTTAGTCTCAACAACTAACCAGAACTGTTTCAGTTTGAACCCCAACAGTCAAAAGAAGCACTTTTATTCCCATTTTCTGATGTTGAGgacaaacacaaggacaaaactcacatttcactttcaagAGTTTCCTGTTAGCCCAAAAGCACCCAACAATCCTCTTCAGTCTAAATTCAcgtctcaacacacacacacacacacacatatatcttCTATTCTGATTgggtttttttatatatatagtgttgttttatatttataccattaggtattttgttaggtcACTGGGTTTATACCTGcaccagggaaactaatttcgttccacctcatgtgtctacatgtgtgaaaatgacaataaagctccttgaatccttgaacaaAGTTGGGACACGACAACGTTAGGACAAGTCTGGTTAGGGGGTCACGTCTCACCATTGTCTGCCTCTGAGTCGGGCACCTCGTTGTCCTCCTGGTCGTACCCGTCCAGATACGTGAGCTGAGGCAGCAGCTCGAAGACGCTCTCTCTGTAGTCCTCCAGTGTGGACACTTCATAGCTGTACAGGTCCAGACTCTTCAGGTTCTTCAGGTTCTGCTGCAGtgcagatgagaggagagagtcagagatCTCAACACCACGTCACCCCTCAGTGGTTTTAAGTTCAGACTTGGCTGCCACCGGACACAAACtacacactgacatcactgaaaCGTCTTCACAGTCACATTCTAGTTTAGAAAAAACAGCATCTGTTACTGAGATTGATAAGCTACCCAACATTAGGCGGAAGGTTCTAATGTCGCGGCTGATCGCCGTAAGTCGGTCTAAACACTTATGTGTAGCTGATGAGTTTTAGAGCGTGAGCTGAAAGCAACGAGGGGACGTGAACTCACCAGGGCCTTGATGGTGCTCAGCTCCTTGATCTTGTTCCCACTCAGGTTCAGGTACGTCAGGCTGGGACATTTCTCTGCCAATGTGTCCAAACCTCCCGAGATGGTGTTATCACTCACCTCCAGCTGGAACACACCAACGCATGCACCAacatcagacagagagacaaactgagagagaagcattgcattgtgggaacaGGGAGGGTGCGGGCTGACCTTGCGGAGTTTGGGCAGAGAAGGAAGCTTGGAGAGCGATGTGAGGCCGGCGTTCACCATGCTGAGGATCTCCAGCTCCGTGTACTCGTCTGTCAGACCTTCAACCTCGCCATCACTGGAGCAACAGTTatccaccaccagctccaccACCTGACCACACCCACAGGAGACCGTGTGACCCCAAACACCCACAGTCAGAGACATGTTTAGATGTCCCCAGAGACAACACGCTTGTCGATAATTTGGAAAAACTGTCAGTAGGTAGTATGAGGTACCCATGTTCAGACCTTACTGGGTATTACTGGTATCAGAGTTAGTGAACTACATTATACTGATGCGTTCCTTGTATTCTAACCACCTGTACGTGTAACAGGACAAATACTTTAATGCAGTATACTGTGATTTAAGTATTGTAGCACTGATAGTCATTACCACACTGCTAAAAGGTTATGAGACGGGTCTTACACATCACATTGGTACAATTTAAAGTTTGCAGTGATTATCCTCCATCCGGCCTGCACTTGAGCCGGTCTACATCAAAACAAGAAGTACTTTCATCAGACCTggaaacctgcagccacaccggccctcctgtggaccagtttgacatgcctgcagcagacagacaggtttgaGAAAACTGCTTTTGTACAATGAGAGGAGAGGTGTCGTTCCCTTTTAAAGACACGAGACCTGAACTCGATTAAAACGCAAACTGGAGAATATTTTGGACAATATTACTGCTAATTCTTCGCCTTTTctggacagagaaaaacatacatTCATGTCGCTGTCCGACAGCCGCTCGTACGCGCAGTGTTGTGGAGTGAATCATCTCACCTAACAAACACTCTCTGATCAACCGTCGGAGTGGAGGAGTGACGGCGACGCACGCACAGACAGCTGCTAGTGTGGTGCTACcgttttcactgaaaatattCCCATTTTCTGTCGCTCAGGACGCCAAAGCCTCTAAAAGTTAATGACGAagtaacagaataaaataatttaaaactgGTTGTATGCAGTGGAGAGAGGGGCAACCAAAAGTTCGGTTTAGTACCGT
This sequence is a window from Scatophagus argus isolate fScaArg1 chromosome 9, fScaArg1.pri, whole genome shotgun sequence. Protein-coding genes within it:
- the LOC124065340 gene encoding acidic leucine-rich nuclear phosphoprotein 32 family member E-like isoform X1, with the translated sequence MEMKMKIILELRNRNPAEVVELVVDNCCSSDGEVEGLTDEYTELEILSMVNAGLTSLSKLPSLPKLRKLEVSDNTISGGLDTLAEKCPSLTYLNLSGNKIKELSTIKALQNLKNLKSLDLYSYEVSTLEDYRESVFELLPQLTYLDGYDQEDNEVPDSEADNDDDDDDEAGPPGDDEDNDDEDDEEGSEGDGDEDEVGLSYLMKEGIQDEEDDGDYVEEEEEEEEEEEEEEDGDVDAAGVRGEKRKRDAEDEGDDDDDDE